A single window of Venturia canescens isolate UGA chromosome 3, ASM1945775v1, whole genome shotgun sequence DNA harbors:
- the LOC122408058 gene encoding uncharacterized protein, whose protein sequence is MEEIVFNNDVKITSFETLLKRDVTVLQIVGLHSLADVFTAERMKPKIWESITFEIGLVNLGAVVLFETCKVFDVWGRDPEYIVGALSAIVSGTVCLLKGGRLWFWREELRNLLRFLAVLWNKENTRDSIENIKMAEATCLVTKIHIMMVTILCLSYALRPYILLLTYQMYEKNLNESYDYTVTVYTALYPWSTGTTIKYMLCVTWEQFVLCVVALYWMAADIIFAQLTTHMAIQFRVLWNDLEHITISDNGQKETNEIKLRHQLSAIAKRHCDLYTHCEMIERIFNPIVFLTLSFTAAHMCLCAFHLQK, encoded by the exons ATGGAAGAAATAGTGTTCAATAATGATGTAAAAATCACATCATTCGAGACATTGCTTAAACGCGATGTTACAGTATTGCAAATAGTAGGACTGCATTCACTCGCTGATGTATTTACGGCTGAAAGGATGAAGCCTAAAATTTGGGAATCAATAACCTTCGAAATTGGGTTGGTTAATCTGGGTGCAGTCGTACTATTTGAGACTTGTAAGGTGTTTGATGTATGGGGTCGAGATCCGGAGTATATCGTCGGTGCCTTATCTGCTATTGTCTCCGGAACAGTTTGTCTTCTTAAG GGTGGTCGGCTGTGGTTTTGGCGAGAAGAACTCCGTAATCTCTTACGCTTTTTGGCCGTATTGTGGAACAAAGAAAATACAAGAGACagcattgaaaatataaaaatggcgGAAGCGACGTGTTTAGTGACTAAGATACACATCATGATGGTGACAATACTTTGCCTAAGTTACGCCTTACGACCGTATAT actCCTGTTAACATATCAAATGTATGAAAAGAATCTGAATGAATCGTACGATTATACAGTTACGGTATACACGGCACTGTATCCTTGGTCAACTGGAACCACAATTAAATACATGTTATGCGTCACATGGGAACAATTTGTGCTTTGTGTCGTCGCACTTTATTGGATGGCTGCTGACATCATTTTCGCCCAGCTCACTACACATATGGCAATACAATTCCGt GTTCTTTGGAACGATTTGGAACATATCACCATCTCTGACAACGGCCAAAAGGAAACAAATGAGATTAAACTGAGGCATCAGTTATCCGCGATTGCCAAACGACATTGCGATTTGTACAC CCATTGCGAAATGATCGAGCGCATTTTCAATCCGATCGTTTTCCTTACGTTATCATTCACCGCTGCTCATATGTGTCTTTGCGCATTTCATCTCCAGAAG
- the AstCC gene encoding uncharacterized protein AstCC, with protein MATSFILFVLMATLTITGSVALVLPKRNLPDNVPDNYDYYDYPEKYNDYPVVVTKRAALLLDRLMVALQKAIDDQGGSESGGMDTSVGLPMRQQPHSIVNTGGTSISNDKSSIDRRAQGKGRVYWRCYFNAVTCFKK; from the exons ATGGCTACGTCTTTCATACTTTTCGTACTGATGGCAACTCTCACAATCACCGGAAGTGTCGCTCTTGTTCTTCCCAAGCGCAACCTACCTGACAACGTACCGGATAATTACGACTATTACGATTATCCCGAAAAGTACAACGACTATCCA GTCGTGGTTACCAAACGAGCTGCTCTACTATTGGACAGACTTATGGTCGCTCTGCAAAAAGCAATTGATGATCAAGGAGGATCCGAAAGTGGTGGAATGGATACATCCGTTGGATTGCCAATGCGCCAACAGCCTCATTCGATTGTCAATACTGGTGGCACTTCCATTAGCAACGACAAATCGAGT ATCGATCGTCGAGCGCAAGGAAAAGGCCGAGTATACTGGCGATGTTACTTCAATGCTGTGACGTGTTTTAAGAAGTAG